Genomic window (Pseudoliparis swirei isolate HS2019 ecotype Mariana Trench chromosome 23, NWPU_hadal_v1, whole genome shotgun sequence):
atctatatctacttacatctatctatatctatatacatctatagctatatctatttacatctatatctatttacatctatctacatctatctatatacatctatatctatttacatctatatacatctatatctatttacatctatctacatctatatctatatacatctatctacatctatatacatctatttacatctatatacatctatatctatttacatctatatctatatacatctatatctatttacatctatatctatatacatctatatctatttacatctatatctatttacatctatatacatctatatctatttacatctatatacatctatatctatttacatctatatacatctatatctatttacatctatatatatctaaatatatctatttacatctatatacatctatatctatatacatctatttacatctatatctatatacatctatatagaatatacacttctattaatccccaaggggaaattagttctctgcatttaacccatccttagttattaaggagcagtgggctgcggtgaagcgcccgggaagcaactgggggttcagtgccttgctcaaggacacttcgacttgcagctaattgggagagcggggatcgaacccacaaccttgcggttgccggacggccctcttaccccactgagctaaagccgtcccaaaatctatatctatatacatctatatctatttacatctatatctatttacatctatatctatatacatctatttacatctatatacatctatatacatctatatctatatatttattcatgctgtgattttgttttcgttttatatgttgtctgtcactgttttatgttgtattgtatggaactttgtgtgacgtgctactgctgctgtcttggccaggacacttgtaaaggagattataatctcaatgaggcatttattggttaaataaattaaataataaataaataaaaatatatacatctatatctatatacatctatatctatatacatctatatctatttacatctatatctatatacagctatatctatatacatctatatacatctatatctatttacatctatatctatatacatatacagtacgtAACATAGAGGTgactcatgagtctggaataacgaattgtatatctgtatatatacacacacacactgcatgtgaTTGGCTGACCTGTACAGAGGGGCGTGTCCTTTGTTGTTGGCCAATGAGAAGAAGCCGCTGTGAGGGGAGAAGTCCAGGCAGCTGGTTCGATAAATACTCTTCCTCTTGGAGACGGGGAAGTTAGAGAAGACGCTGAGGCTGGACATGTGGACCTGAGGgacacatcttcatcatcatcatcatcatcatcaccatcaccatcatcatcatcttcctcttaCCAGGCGCACAGCCTCGTCCTCGTCTCGGGAGGCGATGGCCAGGATCTCAGACGACGGGTTGAAGGTCATCGAGGTCGCAGAGGTCAGCAGGTTCATCACTGCTTTCAGAGGCTTGGGATTGGCCAGATTAAGACACGCCTCCTGGGAGTAGACGTTGACCACACCCGACTGAGAGCTGAGAGAGACGGCCAATGAGTCCCATCGCGTGGATGTGTACATGgtgtatagatatatgtatacacatttatatatataattatatatacgtatatatgtgtcCACGAGGACCCTTTAGTCCTCATAGTCCTCTAGGACCTTTAGTCCTCATAGTCCTCTAGGACCTTTAGTCCTCATAGTCCTCTAGGACCCTTTAGTCCTCATAGTCCTCTAGGACCCTTTAGTCCTCATAGTCCTCTAGGACCCTTTAGTCCTCATAGTCCTCTAGGACCCTTTAGTCCTCATAGTCCACTAGGACCCTTTAGTCCTCATAGTCCTCTAGGACCCTTTAGTCCTCATAGTCCTCTAGGACCCTTTAGTCCTCATAGTCCTCTAGGACCCTTTAGTCCTCATAGTCCACTAGGACCCTTTAGTCCTCATAGTCCTCTAGGACCCTTTAGTCCTCATAGTCCTCTAGGACCCTTAGTCCTCATAGTCCTCTAGGACCCTTAGTCCTCATAGTCCTCTAGGACCCTTTAGTCCTCATAGTCCACTAGGACCCTTTAGTCCTCATAGTCCCAGGGACCTTTAGTCCTCATAGTCCTCTAGGACCTTTAGTCCTCATAGTCCTCTAGGACCCTTTAGTCCTCATAGTCCTCTAGGACCCTTAGTCCTCATAGTCCTCTAGGACCCTTTAGTCCTCATAGTCCTCTAGGACCTTTAGTCCTCATAGTCCTCTAGGACCTTTAGTCCTCATAGTCCTCTAGGACCTTTAGTCCTCATAGTCCTCTAGGACCTTTAGTCTTACCTGCAGGCCAGGTATTGTCCGTTGGGGGAGGCGGCGATGGCCGTCGCCTTCACGCAGCCTTCATCTGTAAACCTGTTCACACACCGACTGCTGCGCATGTCCCACACATACACCTCCCcgtcctctacacacacacacacacacacgcacacacatcacacggtggccaggtagtggaggtgtgatgtcacAGCCCTCTGAATGTCGTGGACTCACCTGAGTTGGCAAACACTTTGCTGCCGTCGTGAGAGAAGGCCACGCCCACAACGGCGCCGTTGACCTTCATGCTGCGGACCACCTCCTTCGTCTGGACACACAGTCATCAGCCAACAGACACgcaacacacagaggaggaggaggagctacctTGAGTGTGAGGAGGTGCAGGTATCCTCTCGTTCCAGTGAGCAGCAAAGCGCCTCCTTCAGGACAAACTGAGAACTCCTTCACTCGCGCTTCATTCAGACCTGAAACGTGTTCATTACACCAGTTAGCTAACGGCAGCACGCTAACACCACTTATAATAGTTAGCTAACGGCAGCACGCTAACCCCAGTTATCTATTATAGTTAGCCAATGTTAgaggtcggctgtagctcatgtggAGAGTCGTCATCCAGTCAACAGAAGGtccatccccgctctccccatagttaatgttgaagtgccctttagcaaggcactgaacccccagctgctccttaataactaaggctGGTCAATGGAAGTCTACAAGCCTCGCTGTGGCCTGCAGCAGCCAGGCTCGTTGCTGCAGGCCACAGCGCTCCTCGCCATGCGGgacaaagacgtgaagacaaagacgtaaagacaaagacgtgaagacaaagacgtgaagacaaagacgtgaagacaaagacgtgaagacaaagacgtgaagacaaagacgtgaagacaaagacgtaaagacaaagacgtgaagacaaagacgtaaagacaaagacgtgaagacaaagacgtgaagacaaagacgtaaagacaaagacgtgaagacaaagacgtgaagacaaagacgtgaagacaaagacgtaaAGACAAAGAcgtaaagacataaagacaaagacgtgaagacaaagacgtgaagacaaagacgtgaagacaaagacgtaaagacaaagacgtgaagacaaagacgtaaagacaaagacgtgaagacaaagacgtaaagacaaagacgtgaagacaaagacgtgaagacaaagacgtgaagacaaaggcgtgaagacaaagacgtgaagacaaagacgtgaagacaaagacgtgaagacaaagacgtgaagacaaagacgtaaAGACAAAGGCGTGAAGACAAAGGCGTaaagacaaagacgtgaagacaaagacgtgaagacaaagacgtgaagacaaagacgtgaagacaaagacgtgaagacaaagacgtgaagacaaagacgtgaagacaaagacgtgaagacaaagacgtaaagacaaagacgtgaagacaaagacgtaaagacaaagacgtgaagacaaagacgtgaagacaaagacgtgaagacaaaggcgtgaagacaaagacgtgaagacaaagacgtgaagacaaagacgtgaagacaaagacgtaaagacaaagacgtgaagacaaagacgtgaagacaaagacgtgaagacaaagacgtgaagacaaagacgtgaagacaaagacgtgaagacaaagacgtgaagacaaagacgtgaagacaaagacgtgaagacaaagacgtaaagacaaagacgtgaagacaaagacgtgaagacaaagacgtgaatacaaagacgtgaagacaaagacgtgaagacaaagacgtaaAGACAAAGACGTAAAGACAAAGACGTaaagacaaagacgtgaagacaaagacgtaaAGACAAAGACGTaaagacaaagacgtgaagacaaaacgtaaagacaaagacgtgaagacaaagacgtaaAGACAAAGAtgtgaagacaaagacgtgaagacaaagacgtaaAGACAAAGACGTAAAGACAAAGaagtgaagacaaagacgtgaagacagacgtaaagacaaagacgtgaacacaaagacgtgaagacaaagacgtaaagacaaagacgtgaagacaaagacgtaaaaacaaagacgtgaagacaaagacgtaaagacaaagacgtgaagacaaagacgtgaagacaaagacgtgaagacaaagacgtgaagacaaagacgtgaagacaaagacgtaaagacaaagacgtgaagacaaagacgtgaagacaaagacgtaaAGACAAAGTCGTGTTTCCCGGCGAGCGGTTGCAGTCGTGATGCTTCAGAAGACGCCGTGCCCTCTCACCTCGCACCGTGTGCACAGGTGTGACGCGGCCCTCCCTCATGTCGTACAGGTAGAAGGTCTTGTTCTTCAGGCCGGTAGCGATCACCGTGTCTCCGTCCCGGCTGAAGCGGGCTCTGTGGACGGGGAACCGCTCCAGGTGGATGCTCTGGATCTTTGGGTTCGTCTTCCCGTCCACCTGCAGGACAAGAATGGAGTCGCGTGATCTTTCTCAACGACTCCACCGCCGCAGAGAGACGCTCGGCTGGCCGTACCTGAAAGAGGGACACCGATTGGTCGAGGCCGGCCGTCATGACGACCTGAGCGACGGGATGGAACTGCACGGTGGTCAGTCGGTCCAACGACGGCCGCGAGCCGTTAGCATGAAGACACTTCTTCATCTGAGGACAGACGGCAACGCTCAGACCAATGAGAACGGCTGAATAACGGACGCCCCGTggctctcaaccaatcagaaggcTGGATCTCAGCTCCACATCTACATGACATGAGTCAGCAGCTCTGTGCTCACTGAACTACACAAGACTTCACGCTTTGATGTTTAAGGAGCGACTGACTCTCAAGACGCTGCCCGGCAAACGGTCTGAAGAAACCACGAAGTTCCCCGTCCTcctcagcagctcctcctcttcatcctcttcatcctcatctgcAGGAACACAGAAACAAACGTTGGATTTTTACCAATTCATGTTTTCTACAAATATCaacagctggtctacaggaggagaacctgaaagcagctggtctacaggaggagaaccttaaagcagctggtctacaggaggagaaccataaagcagctggtctaagcagctggtctacaggaggagaaccttaaagcagctggtctacaggaggagaaccgtaaagcagctggtctacaggagaaccataaagcagctggtctacaggagaaccttaaagcagctggtctacaggagaagaatcttaaagcagctggtctacaggaggagaaccataaagcagctggtctacaggaggagaaccttaaagcagctggtctacaggaggagaaccataaagcagctggtctacaggaggagaaccataaagcagctggtctacaggagaaccATAAAgtagctggtctacaggaggagaaccataaagcagctggtctacaggagaaccataaagcagctggtctacaggagaaccataaagcagctggtctacaggagaaccttaaagcagctggtctacaggagaaccttaaagcagctagtctacaggagaaccttaaagcagctggtctacaggaggagaaccttaaagcagctagTCTACAGGAGAAccataaagcagctggtctacaggaggagaaccttaaagcagctggtctacaggaggagaaccatacagcagctggtctacaggagaaccttaaagcagctggtctacaggaggagaaccataaagcagctggtctacaggaggagaaccttaaagcagctggtctacaggaggagaaccataaagcagctggtctacaggagaaccttaaagcagctggtctacaggaggagaaccttaaagcagctggtctacaggaggagaaccataaagcagctggtctacaggaggagaaccttaaagta
Coding sequences:
- the utp18 gene encoding U3 small nucleolar RNA-associated protein 18 homolog, with amino-acid sequence MKDLIQLPAAEEERGPAKKRTRTPRPDPGDEEEQRRTHVKRLSALGERDGSVKLLEELVFGAEDELLERLVEGSTREDQEPAGASLVEEPVDGSGDSEDEDEAPPPASRAAVWVDEDDEREEEVDMTHRYRRDLIRGEAESTMTNQKLQQRMREQFQKAMGGAPSWAEKRRKKKKKDEDEEDEEEELLRRTGNFVVSSDRLPGSVLRMKKCLHANGSRPSLDRLTTVQFHPVAQVVMTAGLDQSVSLFQVDGKTNPKIQSIHLERFPVHRARFSRDGDTVIATGLKNKTFYLYDMREGRVTPVHTVRGLNEARVKEFSVCPEGGALLLTGTRGYLHLLTLKTKEVVRSMKVNGAVVGVAFSHDGSKVFANSEDGEVYVWDMRSSRCVNRFTDEGCVKATAIAASPNGQYLACSSQSGVVNVYSQEACLNLANPKPLKAVMNLLTSATSMTFNPSSEILAIASRDEDEAVRLVHMSSLSVFSNFPVSKRKSIYRTSCLDFSPHSGFFSLANNKGHAPLYRLLHYKDF